From one Thalassospira lucentensis genomic stretch:
- a CDS encoding outer membrane beta-barrel protein, with translation MKVLKGGLLATVAAGALVAALTSSVSAQEAVNPDQGVAQRTAEGYEPVGATVGSFRLLPKLEVVEEFNDNIFKEENDETDDMITKVQPTLNLRSDWNNHALNLGAGADFGFYADSNDDDYEDYNAKVDGRFDASQALTFNGLGSFEHLHEDRGGDDVDADAADPVEYDRLKAEFGGRFKPNRISLGATGRVTDLDYDDNAELDGGTTNNDDRDRQVLEGELRAGYEIQTGYEAFVKGVLNDRDYDSDVDDNGFNRDSDGYNIQTGIAIDLDQLIRADLGVGWMEQDYTDPSLRDADGYSADATVRWNLTELTTVRGTFARAINETTTDDASAIVATSYGLGVDHEFLRNLVATADANYQNSDYEGISREDDLMSFRLGLDYKLNRNFFAGVSYKFEDRDSNVTDQSYDNNIFAIKLGAQF, from the coding sequence GTGAAGGTTCTCAAAGGGGGATTACTCGCAACCGTTGCCGCTGGTGCTTTGGTTGCGGCGCTGACATCTTCTGTCAGCGCGCAGGAAGCCGTCAATCCGGATCAGGGCGTTGCTCAGCGCACCGCCGAAGGCTACGAACCGGTAGGCGCAACCGTTGGTTCATTCCGTCTCTTGCCGAAGCTGGAAGTTGTCGAAGAATTCAACGACAACATCTTCAAGGAAGAAAATGACGAAACCGACGATATGATCACCAAGGTTCAGCCGACCCTTAACCTGCGTTCTGACTGGAACAACCATGCACTGAACCTTGGTGCTGGTGCCGATTTCGGGTTCTATGCAGATTCAAATGACGATGATTACGAAGATTACAATGCCAAGGTCGATGGCCGTTTTGACGCCAGCCAGGCGCTGACTTTCAATGGCCTGGGCAGCTTTGAACATCTCCATGAAGACCGTGGTGGCGACGATGTCGATGCCGATGCCGCCGATCCGGTTGAATATGACCGCCTGAAAGCTGAATTCGGTGGCCGGTTCAAGCCGAACCGTATCAGCCTTGGCGCAACCGGTCGCGTTACCGATCTCGACTATGATGACAACGCAGAACTTGATGGTGGCACCACCAACAACGATGACCGTGATCGTCAGGTCCTTGAAGGCGAACTTCGCGCAGGTTACGAAATCCAGACCGGTTATGAAGCATTCGTCAAAGGCGTTCTCAACGACCGCGACTATGATTCCGACGTCGACGATAATGGCTTCAACCGTGATTCAGATGGTTATAATATTCAGACCGGTATCGCCATTGACCTGGACCAGCTGATCCGTGCCGACCTTGGCGTTGGCTGGATGGAACAGGACTATACCGATCCGTCACTTCGCGATGCGGACGGTTATTCGGCGGATGCGACCGTTCGCTGGAACCTGACCGAACTGACCACGGTTCGCGGCACCTTCGCCCGTGCGATCAACGAAACCACAACTGATGACGCATCTGCAATCGTTGCCACCAGCTACGGCCTCGGTGTTGATCACGAATTCCTGCGTAATCTTGTTGCGACAGCCGATGCCAACTATCAGAACTCTGATTATGAAGGCATTTCGCGTGAAGACGATCTCATGAGCTTCCGTCTCGGCCTTGATTACAAACTGAACCGTAATTTCTTTGCCGGTGTCAGCTACAAGTTCGAAGACCGTGACTCAAACGTCACGGATCAGAGCTACGACAACAATATTTTCGCCATCAAGCTTGGCGCACAGTTCTGA
- a CDS encoding polysaccharide biosynthesis/export family protein gives MLRSVGFLLLALFALLVSQDVYAQQPVYTLGSGDKLRVTVFGEEDLSGEFEVSGNGQISLPLIGEVDAGGKNLRALADVIEDRLQEGYLKDPKVSIDVLNYRPFYILGEVKEPGSYPYVSGMSVLNAVALGGGFTYRADKEDILIIRGGDESRKPEKATPETVVLPGDIVRVEERFF, from the coding sequence ATGTTGCGTTCTGTCGGTTTTCTTCTGTTGGCTCTATTCGCCCTGCTGGTATCGCAGGATGTCTATGCGCAACAGCCAGTCTATACTCTTGGTTCCGGCGATAAACTTCGGGTAACCGTATTTGGCGAAGAAGACCTGTCGGGGGAATTTGAGGTCAGCGGCAATGGCCAGATATCCTTACCGCTGATCGGAGAAGTGGACGCAGGCGGCAAAAACCTGCGTGCGCTTGCCGATGTGATCGAAGATAGGCTTCAGGAAGGCTACCTCAAGGACCCGAAAGTCAGCATTGATGTCCTGAACTATCGCCCCTTCTATATTCTGGGCGAGGTGAAGGAACCAGGCAGCTATCCCTATGTCAGCGGCATGAGCGTGCTTAACGCGGTCGCTCTGGGGGGCGGCTTCACTTACCGTGCGGACAAGGAAGACATCCTGATTATCCGGGGGGGTGATGAAAGCCGTAAACCGGAAAAAGCCACACCTGAAACCGTGGTTCTGCCGGGCGATATAGTTCGCGTTGAAGAACGGTTCTTCTGA
- a CDS encoding metallophosphoesterase family protein, with translation MLSWFARKKKGDERSQSVFLGETSIPDDIVVYAIGDIHGRADLLENYLVAIQRDPVDSGIAKRIVYLGDYIDRGPESRKVIDMIREMDNAGVRQTKIIGNHEEFLLRFLDNPEEGTSWLSYGGAETLLSYGVGMPAGVLSAGKLAKVAEDLRSRMEESGHLVFLQQLEDAVTIGDYCFVHAGINPDRSLEKQIPEDLRWIREPFLTHTGGFEKVIVHGHTITDEPEFRPNRIGIDTGAYYSGRLTCLRLQGRQYSIM, from the coding sequence GTGCTTTCCTGGTTTGCCAGAAAGAAAAAGGGCGACGAAAGGTCGCAATCGGTCTTTCTGGGAGAAACATCGATACCGGATGATATTGTCGTGTACGCGATCGGCGATATTCATGGACGGGCGGATCTTCTCGAGAATTATCTTGTTGCAATTCAGCGCGACCCGGTCGATAGCGGTATTGCGAAAAGAATTGTTTATCTGGGCGATTATATTGACCGTGGTCCCGAAAGCCGCAAAGTGATTGATATGATTCGGGAGATGGACAATGCCGGTGTCAGACAGACAAAAATCATCGGCAATCACGAAGAGTTTCTGCTGCGTTTTCTTGATAATCCGGAAGAAGGTACGTCCTGGCTTTCCTATGGGGGGGCAGAGACGCTGCTGAGTTATGGGGTTGGTATGCCTGCGGGCGTGCTTTCAGCCGGGAAGCTTGCAAAAGTCGCCGAGGATCTTCGATCCCGGATGGAAGAGAGCGGGCATCTGGTATTTTTGCAGCAGCTTGAGGATGCCGTGACAATTGGTGATTATTGCTTTGTTCATGCGGGCATAAATCCGGATCGTTCTTTGGAGAAACAGATACCCGAAGACCTGCGATGGATACGGGAGCCGTTCCTGACGCATACCGGCGGTTTCGAAAAGGTTATCGTGCATGGTCATACGATCACGGATGAACCTGAATTTCGGCCAAACCGCATAGGGATTGATACGGGAGCCTATTATAGTGGCCGGCTGACATGCCTTCGGCTGCAGGGAAGACAATATTCAATCATGTAA
- a CDS encoding H-NS histone family protein produces MISGIDISKLGYAELKRLMEDAEREVENRKSQFISDLRGEIDQKLFDAGLSIYDLYPELSKSRVAKEGERQVAEKQQVVPKYRNPENAEETWTGRGRVIHWVLRIAEDRNISVDDIKNDVAFLNPDHPKYETHKQELSK; encoded by the coding sequence ATGATCAGCGGGATTGATATTTCCAAGCTTGGATATGCCGAATTAAAGCGTTTGATGGAAGACGCGGAACGAGAAGTAGAAAATCGTAAATCCCAGTTTATTTCCGATCTGCGCGGAGAGATTGATCAGAAGCTTTTTGATGCAGGCCTTTCTATTTATGACCTTTATCCCGAATTATCGAAAAGCCGCGTTGCCAAAGAAGGGGAACGTCAAGTTGCAGAAAAGCAGCAGGTTGTACCGAAATATCGTAACCCCGAGAACGCGGAAGAAACCTGGACAGGCCGCGGGAGGGTAATTCACTGGGTTTTGCGTATTGCCGAGGACAGAAACATCAGTGTTGATGACATCAAAAATGATGTCGCGTTTTTGAACCCGGATCACCCGAAATATGAAACGCACAAGCAGGAGCTTTCGAAGTAG
- a CDS encoding CoA-acylating methylmalonate-semialdehyde dehydrogenase, producing the protein MSSQITHYINGKRVAGTSGRTAAVFNPATGQQSATVDLASKAEVRNAVESARSVAAEWANTTPLRRARILNKFLGILESRSEELAAAITAEHGKVLSDALGEVTRGIEVVEFATGAPQLLKGEFTENVGTKVDSHSVRQPLGIVAGITPFNFPAMVPMWMFPVALACGNCFILKPSERDPSASLLLAEWLSEAGLPDGVFNVVQGDKEAVDALLFDPDVSAISFVGSTPIAKYIYETATAQGKRCQALGGAKNHMIVMPDADMDQAVDALMGAAYGSAGERCMAISVAVPVGKATADALVEKLVPRINELRVAPGTDPAAEMGPLVTAQHRDKVVGYINKGVEEGAKLVVDGRDIRLQGYEDGYFVGGTLFDNVTPDMTIYKEEIFGPVLSIVRTDDFEAAADLVDSHEYGNGTAIFTRDGDTAREFANRTQTGMVGINVPIPVPMAFHSFGGWKASLFGDHHMHGMEGVRFYTRLKTITSRWPTGIRKGAEFVMPTMK; encoded by the coding sequence ATGTCCAGCCAGATCACCCATTACATCAACGGCAAACGTGTCGCCGGGACTTCCGGCCGGACAGCGGCCGTGTTCAACCCGGCCACCGGTCAGCAGAGTGCGACCGTTGATCTTGCATCGAAGGCCGAGGTTCGAAATGCTGTCGAAAGTGCACGGTCGGTGGCCGCGGAATGGGCCAATACCACGCCGCTGCGTCGTGCCCGTATCCTCAATAAATTCCTGGGCATCCTTGAAAGCCGTTCGGAAGAACTGGCGGCGGCCATTACCGCCGAGCATGGCAAGGTGCTTTCGGATGCACTGGGTGAAGTCACCCGCGGGATCGAGGTTGTTGAATTTGCCACCGGCGCGCCGCAGCTTTTGAAGGGCGAATTCACCGAGAATGTCGGTACCAAGGTTGATAGCCATTCGGTGCGTCAGCCGCTTGGTATTGTCGCCGGTATTACGCCGTTCAACTTCCCGGCCATGGTGCCGATGTGGATGTTCCCGGTTGCGCTTGCCTGCGGCAACTGTTTCATCCTGAAACCATCCGAACGTGATCCGTCTGCGTCGCTTCTGCTGGCGGAATGGCTGAGCGAAGCCGGTTTGCCGGACGGCGTTTTCAACGTTGTGCAGGGCGACAAGGAAGCGGTTGATGCGCTTCTGTTTGATCCGGATGTCAGCGCAATCAGCTTTGTCGGGTCGACCCCGATTGCAAAATACATCTATGAAACCGCGACTGCGCAGGGCAAACGTTGCCAGGCGTTGGGGGGCGCGAAAAACCACATGATCGTGATGCCCGATGCCGATATGGATCAGGCGGTCGATGCCCTGATGGGGGCGGCATATGGATCGGCTGGCGAACGCTGCATGGCGATTTCGGTTGCAGTACCGGTGGGCAAGGCAACGGCGGATGCGCTGGTCGAAAAGCTTGTCCCGCGCATTAACGAACTTCGCGTTGCACCGGGGACCGATCCGGCCGCCGAAATGGGGCCGCTTGTGACGGCACAGCACCGCGACAAGGTTGTCGGTTATATCAACAAGGGCGTTGAAGAAGGGGCGAAGCTGGTTGTTGATGGCCGCGACATTCGTTTGCAGGGCTATGAAGACGGCTATTTCGTTGGCGGGACCCTGTTTGACAATGTCACACCCGACATGACGATCTATAAGGAAGAGATTTTCGGCCCGGTCCTGTCAATCGTGCGGACCGATGATTTTGAAGCCGCAGCCGATCTTGTTGATAGCCACGAATATGGCAATGGTACCGCGATCTTTACCCGTGATGGCGATACGGCGCGTGAATTTGCCAACCGCACCCAGACCGGCATGGTCGGCATCAATGTGCCGATCCCGGTTCCGATGGCGTTCCATTCATTTGGCGGCTGGAAGGCATCCTTGTTTGGCGATCATCACATGCATGGGATGGAAGGGGTGCGGTTCTATACCCGCCTTAAAACCATCACCTCGCGCTGGCCGACGGGTATTCGCAAGGGCGCCGAATTCGTCATGCCGACGATGAAGTGA
- a CDS encoding LysR family transcriptional regulator — MDWDRIRIFLAVARQGQILSAARQLGLNHATVGRQLTALEQELGTKLVERRTTGSELTEAGKALMGAAEAAESAFLKVGTAFPSRAEGIAGTVRVGVPDGLGNYFLARELAGFAAGHPDLVIQLVPLPRTFSLSQREADIAITLDRPKQGRLVIKKLTDYTLSVYASQSYIKNYGAIRSERDLTDRLFVTHIEDLIYSRALDYAARLGKLMKRRFECGSVVAQMEAVRNGHGIGILHDYATHDVPDLIRLLPDIRFTRNYWMLLHPDTKDTRGVAAVADHISRVVRTARDLFIAN; from the coding sequence ATGGATTGGGACCGCATTCGCATCTTTCTGGCCGTCGCACGACAGGGCCAAATCCTTTCGGCCGCCCGTCAGCTTGGCCTGAACCACGCCACGGTCGGTCGGCAACTGACCGCGCTTGAACAGGAACTCGGCACCAAACTTGTCGAACGACGCACCACCGGATCGGAACTGACCGAGGCCGGCAAAGCCCTGATGGGTGCTGCCGAGGCCGCTGAATCAGCCTTCCTTAAAGTCGGCACCGCCTTCCCCAGCCGGGCAGAAGGCATCGCCGGAACCGTGCGTGTTGGCGTGCCCGATGGACTTGGCAATTACTTCCTTGCACGTGAACTCGCGGGCTTTGCCGCCGGGCATCCCGATCTGGTGATCCAGTTGGTGCCGCTGCCGCGGACCTTTTCCCTGTCCCAACGCGAAGCCGACATCGCCATCACCCTTGATCGCCCCAAACAGGGGCGGCTGGTGATCAAAAAACTGACCGACTACACGCTGAGCGTCTATGCATCCCAAAGCTACATCAAAAACTATGGCGCGATCCGGTCCGAACGCGATCTGACCGACCGGCTGTTTGTCACCCATATCGAAGACCTGATTTACAGCCGCGCCCTTGATTACGCGGCACGTCTGGGCAAACTGATGAAACGGCGTTTCGAATGCGGCAGTGTCGTGGCCCAGATGGAAGCGGTGCGCAACGGGCATGGCATTGGCATCCTGCATGATTACGCCACCCATGATGTCCCCGACCTGATCCGCCTGCTGCCCGATATCCGCTTTACCCGAAATTACTGGATGCTGCTGCATCCCGATACCAAGGACACCCGCGGGGTCGCCGCGGTCGCCGATCATATCAGCCGGGTGGTACGTACTGCACGCGACCTGTTCATTGCGAACTAG
- a CDS encoding beta-ketoacyl synthase chain length factor, with product MTLLQARISHWAFWEDRDDHAVLKSGTSGHIAVPIDDMNNANLARSLKPAWRRRLDLYGRAAAEVLGHTIGDGDNPHIVFASRHGNIDRTLKLLHQVATNETLSPADFSMSVHNALVGVASINWSITQSHTAISAGNDSLIAALTETLCQLTSEDGPVILCYVDLPLPDIYQDQDPDDISGTALAIRFDQPTATDGKMFWFDPIPDHDPAPMPHRQARAIAACLGASSKTGLHLPGKTGGWIMQSNG from the coding sequence ATGACGCTGCTGCAGGCCAGAATTTCGCACTGGGCGTTCTGGGAAGACCGCGATGATCATGCGGTCCTGAAATCCGGAACGTCCGGGCACATCGCAGTCCCGATTGACGACATGAATAATGCCAATCTGGCGCGCAGCCTCAAACCTGCCTGGCGGCGGCGGCTGGATCTGTATGGCCGCGCCGCCGCCGAGGTGCTCGGCCATACCATCGGCGATGGTGACAACCCGCATATCGTTTTTGCATCACGCCACGGCAATATTGATCGCACGCTAAAACTCCTCCATCAGGTCGCGACAAACGAAACCCTCTCCCCCGCCGATTTCAGCATGTCGGTGCATAATGCGCTGGTCGGGGTTGCCTCGATCAACTGGTCGATCACCCAAAGCCACACCGCAATTTCGGCCGGGAATGACAGCCTGATCGCAGCACTTACCGAAACATTATGCCAGCTCACCAGCGAGGATGGCCCTGTCATCCTGTGCTATGTCGATCTGCCGCTGCCCGACATCTATCAGGATCAGGACCCGGACGATATTTCCGGCACTGCCCTTGCCATCCGCTTTGATCAGCCAACGGCGACAGATGGCAAAATGTTCTGGTTCGATCCAATCCCCGACCATGATCCCGCCCCGATGCCCCACCGGCAGGCACGTGCGATTGCCGCCTGTCTGGGTGCATCATCCAAAACCGGGTTACACCTGCCAGGAAAGACCGGCGGCTGGATAATGCAATCGAATGGCTGA
- a CDS encoding lysophospholipid acyltransferase family protein, with amino-acid sequence MAERQGTPTRPTKGFNWYWRLLATGFAFSAFGLGGLLMAITIFPAMMIILQDRAKRRRYAQFVICRGFRLFTWMLDVTGVAVAETENIERLRSARGALIIANHPTLLDVVMILAQMDRCQCVVKHELFRNPFMAGVVRAAGFIRNNDDPENLISQARDHLANGACILIFPEGTRTPSRRKLGQLQRGVANIAIETQVDLIPVVVHCNHDTLKKGVPWYRIPPSKIRFRLVVDAPLSFGDIADPTLSRARQARLLTRIIKDYYLDRLTHDFAGNRT; translated from the coding sequence ATGGCTGAAAGACAAGGCACGCCGACACGGCCGACAAAAGGCTTTAACTGGTACTGGCGGTTGCTGGCGACCGGCTTTGCCTTTTCGGCCTTTGGTCTGGGCGGGCTTTTGATGGCCATCACCATCTTTCCCGCCATGATGATCATCCTGCAGGACCGCGCCAAACGCCGCCGCTATGCGCAGTTTGTCATCTGCCGCGGTTTTCGCCTTTTCACATGGATGCTTGATGTCACCGGTGTGGCGGTTGCCGAAACCGAAAATATCGAACGCCTGCGATCCGCACGTGGGGCGCTGATCATCGCCAATCACCCGACATTGCTTGATGTCGTGATGATCCTGGCCCAGATGGATCGCTGCCAGTGTGTCGTCAAACACGAACTGTTTCGCAATCCGTTCATGGCCGGTGTGGTACGTGCGGCTGGTTTCATTCGCAATAATGATGACCCGGAAAACCTGATATCGCAGGCGCGCGATCATCTGGCAAACGGTGCCTGCATCCTGATTTTCCCCGAAGGAACCCGTACACCCAGCCGCCGCAAACTGGGTCAATTGCAACGCGGGGTAGCGAATATCGCGATAGAAACACAAGTCGACTTGATTCCTGTGGTTGTGCACTGTAATCACGATACCCTGAAAAAGGGGGTACCGTGGTATCGCATTCCGCCGTCGAAAATCCGTTTTCGGCTGGTGGTCGATGCACCGCTATCATTTGGGGACATTGCTGATCCGACATTAAGCCGCGCCAGACAGGCCCGTTTGCTGACCCGGATCATCAAGGATTATTATCTGGACAGACTGACGCATGACTTCGCTGGAAACAGAACTTAA
- a CDS encoding phosphopantetheine-binding protein codes for MTSLETELKAFIIETLNLEDISVEDIDSEEALFVDGLGLDSIDALELGVAIQKKYDVRIDAKNEDVKTHFASVRNLAKFIQASGKEG; via the coding sequence ATGACTTCGCTGGAAACAGAACTTAAAGCCTTCATTATCGAGACGCTTAATCTCGAAGACATAAGTGTCGAGGATATCGACAGCGAAGAAGCCCTGTTTGTCGATGGTCTGGGACTTGATTCCATCGATGCCCTTGAACTTGGCGTTGCGATCCAGAAAAAATACGATGTCCGGATTGATGCGAAAAACGAAGATGTCAAAACCCATTTTGCCTCCGTGCGCAATCTGGCGAAATTCATTCAGGCATCGGGCAAGGAGGGGTGA
- a CDS encoding acyl carrier protein translates to MQSRQDVYQQLHDYLVELFEVPSEDITPDARLFEDLDLDSIDAVDLIVKFQEITGKKIPAMEFRSVRTVDDVVEKIHDLVCS, encoded by the coding sequence ATGCAAAGTCGCCAGGACGTTTATCAGCAGCTTCACGATTACCTTGTCGAACTTTTCGAAGTCCCGTCCGAGGATATCACCCCGGACGCCCGCCTGTTCGAAGACCTTGACCTCGACAGCATCGATGCCGTCGACCTGATCGTCAAATTCCAGGAAATCACCGGCAAGAAAATCCCGGCCATGGAATTCCGGTCTGTCCGCACCGTCGATGACGTCGTCGAGAAGATCCATGACCTGGTCTGTTCCTAA
- a CDS encoding AMP-binding protein: MTGFIANLHDPKNAATALCVEGGRVFCAGDILADIDRLCPILRQSSRIAIHCQSARLFLIAITAAWRAGATVIFPATDRPAYLDGISSQFDLYLDDAAIRERLASATATNIDSHMTLPAATDCRAVFFTSGSTGDAKPIPKTLALIEAEITIQEPLWQPHIPKGARIVGLVSHQHIYGLIFRIVWPVMTKRVFTADPAPYWEMMQGDINNGDVLITSPAHLKNLHPDLADVPRPSLIFSSGGPLDLAAARETTAMLGTCPTEIYGSTETGGIAHRQQTGDNCPWHPLPGVEVALNDAGCLRVRAAHIAGDDWYQTEDIAKINDATGTFTLHGRADRVVKVEGKRISLGAVERHLRQSHLVEDAIALIPDDDDRRLGVVAVLSPAGRDMLAEIGRFRMGRQLRREIAKFEDDAALPQRWRFVDQLPSDSQGKRPLHLLRALFAEMEPLTPEIVIQNRDDDRVNLSLHLPTDLLYFRGHFPGMPILPGVVQLHWAVDQAAALFDVPVTIGEVTQLKYRKPITPGSTVMLELDCDRDKAKIKFRYHSDAEGDHSSGILKWREAAS; this comes from the coding sequence ATGACCGGCTTTATCGCAAACCTGCATGATCCGAAAAACGCCGCCACCGCCCTTTGCGTCGAAGGCGGCCGGGTCTTCTGTGCGGGTGATATCCTGGCCGATATCGACCGGCTTTGCCCGATCTTGCGCCAATCTTCGCGCATCGCCATCCATTGCCAGTCGGCCCGTCTGTTCCTGATCGCGATCACCGCCGCATGGCGGGCGGGGGCCACCGTGATTTTCCCGGCAACCGACCGCCCCGCCTATCTTGATGGCATCAGCAGCCAGTTCGATCTGTATCTGGATGACGCCGCCATCCGCGAAAGACTTGCCTCGGCCACTGCGACCAATATCGACAGCCACATGACATTGCCCGCCGCAACCGATTGCCGCGCGGTATTCTTTACATCTGGCTCGACTGGGGATGCCAAACCCATCCCTAAAACACTGGCCCTGATCGAAGCCGAAATCACCATACAGGAACCGCTTTGGCAGCCGCACATCCCCAAAGGCGCACGCATTGTCGGGCTGGTATCGCATCAGCATATCTATGGCCTGATTTTCCGCATCGTCTGGCCGGTGATGACCAAGCGCGTTTTCACCGCCGATCCCGCCCCCTATTGGGAAATGATGCAGGGCGATATCAATAATGGCGATGTCCTGATCACAAGCCCCGCACATCTTAAAAACCTGCATCCCGATCTGGCAGATGTGCCGCGCCCGTCCCTGATCTTTTCATCGGGGGGGCCGCTCGATCTTGCCGCCGCACGTGAAACCACCGCCATGCTCGGCACCTGCCCGACCGAAATTTACGGCAGCACCGAAACCGGTGGCATCGCCCACCGTCAGCAGACCGGCGACAACTGCCCATGGCATCCTCTGCCGGGGGTCGAGGTCGCCCTAAATGACGCCGGGTGCCTGCGCGTGCGTGCCGCCCATATCGCGGGCGATGACTGGTATCAAACCGAAGACATCGCAAAGATCAATGACGCAACCGGCACCTTCACCCTGCATGGCCGGGCCGACCGGGTGGTCAAGGTCGAAGGCAAACGCATTTCGCTGGGTGCGGTTGAACGCCATCTGCGCCAAAGCCATCTGGTCGAAGACGCCATTGCGCTTATCCCCGATGATGATGACCGCCGCCTTGGCGTAGTGGCCGTACTGTCGCCTGCGGGCCGCGATATGCTGGCCGAAATCGGGCGATTTCGCATGGGCCGGCAATTGCGGCGTGAAATCGCCAAATTCGAAGATGATGCTGCCCTGCCGCAACGCTGGCGCTTTGTCGATCAGCTGCCATCCGACAGTCAGGGCAAACGCCCGCTTCATTTGCTGCGCGCTCTTTTTGCCGAAATGGAACCTTTAACGCCTGAAATCGTTATACAAAATCGCGATGATGACCGCGTCAACCTGTCGCTGCACCTGCCAACGGATCTGCTTTATTTCCGTGGCCATTTTCCCGGCATGCCGATCCTGCCGGGGGTGGTGCAACTGCACTGGGCCGTGGATCAGGCCGCAGCGCTTTTTGACGTACCGGTCACCATCGGCGAAGTGACACAACTTAAATACCGAAAGCCGATCACACCCGGATCGACCGTGATGCTGGAACTTGATTGCGACCGCGACAAAGCAAAAATCAAATTCCGTTATCATTCCGACGCCGAAGGCGATCACAGCTCCGGTATTCTGAAATGGCGCGAGGCTGCCTCATGA